Proteins encoded by one window of Cervus canadensis isolate Bull #8, Minnesota chromosome 18, ASM1932006v1, whole genome shotgun sequence:
- the NTF4 gene encoding neurotrophin-4 has product MLPRLSGSLPILLLFLLPSVPMEPHAPPSPLPPFPAPEWDLLSPRVALSRGTPTGPPLLFLLESGAFGEPAGSPANRSRRGVSETAPASRRGELAVCDAVSGWVTDRRTAVDLRGREVEVLGEVPAAGGSPLRQYFFETRCKAASAGEGGPGGGGGGCRGVDRRHWVSECKAKQSYVRALTTDAQGRVGWRWIRIDTACVCTLLSRTGRA; this is encoded by the coding sequence ATGCTCCCCCGCCTCTCAggttccctccccatcctcctgctTTTCCTCCTCCCCAGTGTCCCGATGGAGCCCCacgccccaccctcacccctgcccccattTCCAGCCCCTGAGTGGGACCTCTTGTCCCCCCGGGTGGCCCTGTCCAGGGGTACTCCCACGGGGCCCCCTCTGCTCTTTCTGCTGGAGTCTGGGGCCTTTGGGGAGCCAGCCGGCAGCCCAGCTAACCGCAGCCGGCGAGGGGTGAGCGAGACAGCACCAGCCAGTCGCCGTGGAGAGCTGGCCGTGTGTGACGCAGTCAGCGGCTGGGTGACAGACCGCCGGACTGCTGTGGACCTGCGTGGGCGCGAGGTGGAGGTGCTGGGCGAGGTGCCTGCGGCTGGTGGCAGTCCCCTGCGCCAGTACTTCTTTGAAACCCGCTGCAAGGCTGCCAGCGCTGGGGAAGGTGGccctggtgggggtggaggaggctgCCGGGGTGTGGACCGGAGGCACTGGGTGTCTGAGTGTAAGGCCAAGCAGTCCTACGTGCGGGCATTGACCACCGATGCCCAGGGCCGTGTGGGCTGGCGATGGATTCGAATTGACACCGCCTGTGTCTGCACGCTCCTCAGCCGGACTGGCCGGGCCTGA
- the KCNA7 gene encoding potassium voltage-gated channel subfamily A member 7: MEPGCPPPCGCCERVVLNVAGLRFETRARTLGRFPDTLLGDPVRRSRFYDGARREYFFDRHRPSFDAVLYYYQSGGRLRRPAHVPLDVFLEEVAFYGLGGAALARLREDEGCPLPTERPLPRHAFARQLWLLFEFPESSQAARVLAVVSVLVILVSIVVFCLETLPDFRDDRDNPGLAAVAAAGPFSARLNGSSPVPGPPPRLPFDDPFFVVETLCICWFSFELLVRLVTCPSKTAFFKNVMNLIDFVAILPYFVALGTELARQRGVGQPAMSLAILRVIRLVRVFRIFKLSRHSKGLQILGQTLRASMRELGLLIFFLFIGVVLFSSAVYFAEVDRADSHFTSIPESFWWAVVTMTTVGYGDMAPVTVGGKIVGSLCAIAGVLTISLPVPVIVSNFSYFYHRETDDEEAGMYSHVDTQPCGPLEGKVNGGLVDREVSELPPPLWAPPGKHMVTEV, translated from the exons ATGGAGCCCGGGTGCCCGCCGCCCTGCGGCTGCTGCGAGCGGGTGGTGCTCAACGTGGCCGGGCTGCGGTTCGAGACCCGGGCCCGCACGCTGGGCCGCTTCCCGGACACGCTGCTCGGGGACCCGGTGCGCCGCAGCCGCTTCTACGACGGCGCGCGCCGCGAGTACTTCTTCGATCGGCATCGTCCCAGCTTCGACGCGGTCCTCTACTACTACCAGTCGGGCGGGCGGCTGCGGCGGCCGGCGCACGTGCCGCTCGacgtcttcctggaggaggtggccttcTACGGGCTGGGCGGCGCGGCGCTAGCGCGCCTGCGCGAGGATGAGGGCTGCCCCTTGCCGACCGAGCGCCCCCTGCCCCGCCACGCCTTCGCGCGCCAACTCTGGCTGCTCTTCGAGTTCCCCGAGAGCTCGCAGGCGGCGCGCGTGCTCGCCGTCGTCTCGGTGCTTGTCATCCTCGTCTCCATCGTCGTCTTCTGCCTCGAGACGCTGCCCGACTTTCGCGACGACCGCGACAACCCGGGGCTCGCTGCGGTGGCTGCCGCTGGCCCG TTCTCGGCTCGGCTGAACGGCTCCAGCCCAGTGCCTGGACCCCCGCCTCGCTTGCCCTTTGATGACCCGTTCTTTGTGGTGGAGACTCTGTGCATCTGTTGGTTCTCCTTTGAGCTGCTGGTGCGCCTGGTGACCTGCCCAAGCAAGACAGCCTTCTTCAAGAATGTGATGAACCTCATCGATTTCGTGGCCATCCTGCCCTACTTTGTGGCACTGGGTACCGAGCTGGCCCGGCAGCGGGGAGTGGGCCAGCCAGCCATGTCACTGGCCATCCTGCGAGTCATCCGACTGGTACGTGTCTTCCGCATCTTCAAGCTCTCCAGGCACTCAAAGGGCCTGCAGATCTTGGGCCAGACCTTAAGGGCCTCCATGCGCGAGCTCGGCCttctcatcttcttcctcttcattggTGTGGTCCTCTTCTCCAGCGCAGTCTACTTTGCCGAGGTGGATCGGGCAGACTCCCATTTCACCAGCATCCCTGAATCCTTCTGGTGGGCGGTGGTCACTATGACCACAGTTGGCTATGGAGACATGGCACCCGTCACTGTGGGTGGCAAGATAGTGGGCTCTCTGTGCGCCATCGCCGGCGTGCTGACCATTTCCCTACCTGTGCCGGTCATTGTCTCCAACTTCAGCTACTTTTACCACCGGGAGACAGATGACGAAGAGGCTGGGATGTACAGCCATGTGGACACGCAGCCCTGTGGCCCCCTGGAGGGCAAGGTCAATGGGGGGTTGGTGGATCGAGAGGTGTCTGAGCTGCCACCTCCACTCTGGGCCCCCCCTGGGAAACACATGGTCACCGAAGTGTGA
- the SNRNP70 gene encoding U1 small nuclear ribonucleoprotein 70 kDa isoform X1 yields MTQFLPPNLLALFAPRDPIPYLPPLEKLPHEKHHNQPYCGIAPYIREFEDPRDAPPPTRAETREERMERKRREKIERRQQEVETELKMWDPHNDPNAQGDAFKTLFVARVNYDTTESKLRREFEVYGPIKRIHMVYSKRSGKPRGYAFIEYEHERDMHSAYKHADGKKIDGRRVLVDVERGRTVKGWRPRRLGGGLGGTRRGGADVNIRHSGRDDTSRYDERPGPSPLPHRDRDRDRERERRERSRERDKERERRRSRSRDRRRRSRSRDKEERRRSRERSKDKDRDRKRRSSRSRERARRERERKEELRGGGGDMAEPSEAGDAPPDDGPPGELGPDGPDGPEEKGRDRDRDRRRSHRSERERRRDRDRDRDREHKRGERGGDRGRDEARGGGGGGQDNGLEGLGNDGRDMYMESEGGDGYLAPENGYLMEAAPE; encoded by the exons ATGACCCAGTTCCTGCCGCCCAACCTTCTGGCCCTCTTTGCTCCCCGTGACCCCATCCCATACCTCCCACCCCTGGAGAAACTGCCACATGAGAAACACCACAATCAACCTTACTGTGGCATCGCGCCCTACATCCGAGAGTTTGAG GACCCTCGAGATGCCCCTCCTCCAACTCGAGCAGAAACCCGGGAGGAACGCATGGAGAGGAAG AGACGGGAAAAGATTGAGCGGCGACAGCAGGAAGTCGAGACAGAGCTAAAAATGT GGGACCCTCACAATGATCCCAATGCTCAGGGTGATGCCTTCAAGACTCTCTTTGTGGCTAGAGTG AACTATGACACAACAGAGTCCAAGCTCCGGAGAGAGTTTGAGGTGTATGGACCCATCAAAAGG ATACACATGGTCTACAGTAAGCGGTCAGGAAAGCCCCGGGGCTATGCCTTCATCGAGTACGAACACGAGAGGGACATGCATT CCGCTTACAAGCATGCAGACGGCAagaagattgacggcaggagagTGCTCGTGGACGTGGAGAGGGGCCGCACCGTGAAGGGCTGGAGGCCCCGGCGGCTAG GAGGCGGCCTGGGCGGCACCCGGAGAGGCGGCGCGGACGTCAACATCCGGCACTCGGGCCGGGACGACACCTCCCGCTATGATGAGAG GCCCGGCCCCTCCCCGCTGCCCCACAGGGACCGGGACCGGGACCGCGAGCGGGAGCGCCGGGAGCGGAGCCGCGAGCGAGACAAGGAGCGGGAACGACGACGCTCCCGCTCTCGGGACCGGCGGCGGCGCTCGCGGAGTCGCGACAAGGAGGAGCGGCGGCGCTCCAGGGAGCGGAGCAAGGACAAGGACCGGGACCGCAAGCGGCGCAGCAGTCGGAGCCGGGAGCGGGCACGGCGGGAGCGTGAGCGCAAGGAGGAGctgcgcggcggcggcggcgacatGGCCGAGCCCTCCGAGGCCGGCGACGCGCCCCCGGATGACGGGCCCCCCGGGGAGCTGGGTCCAGACGGCCCAGACGGCCCAGAGGAGAAGGGCCGGGATCGTGACCGGGACCGACGTCGAAGCCACCGCAGCGAGCGGGAGCGGCGCCGGGACCGCGATCGCGACCGGGACCGGGAGCACAAGCGGGGGGAGCGGGGCGGCGATCGGGGCAGGGATGAGGCCCGCGGTGGGGGTGGCGGCGGCCAGGACAACGGGCTCGAGGGTCTGGGCAACGACGGCCGAGACATGTACATGGAGTCCGAGGGAGGCGACGGGTATCTCGCTCCGGAGAACGGGTATTTGATGGAGGCCGCGCCGGAATGA
- the SNRNP70 gene encoding U1 small nuclear ribonucleoprotein 70 kDa isoform X2, with amino-acid sequence MTQFLPPNLLALFAPRDPIPYLPPLEKLPHEKHHNQPYCGIAPYIREFEDPRDAPPPTRAETREERMERKRREKIERRQQEVETELKMWDPHNDPNAQGDAFKTLFVARVNYDTTESKLRREFEVYGPIKRIHMVYSKRSGKPRGYAFIEYEHERDMHSAYKHADGKKIDGRRVLVDVERGRTVKGWRPRRLGGGLGGTRRGGADVNIRHSGRDDTSRYDERDRDRDRERERRERSRERDKERERRRSRSRDRRRRSRSRDKEERRRSRERSKDKDRDRKRRSSRSRERARRERERKEELRGGGGDMAEPSEAGDAPPDDGPPGELGPDGPDGPEEKGRDRDRDRRRSHRSERERRRDRDRDRDREHKRGERGGDRGRDEARGGGGGGQDNGLEGLGNDGRDMYMESEGGDGYLAPENGYLMEAAPE; translated from the exons ATGACCCAGTTCCTGCCGCCCAACCTTCTGGCCCTCTTTGCTCCCCGTGACCCCATCCCATACCTCCCACCCCTGGAGAAACTGCCACATGAGAAACACCACAATCAACCTTACTGTGGCATCGCGCCCTACATCCGAGAGTTTGAG GACCCTCGAGATGCCCCTCCTCCAACTCGAGCAGAAACCCGGGAGGAACGCATGGAGAGGAAG AGACGGGAAAAGATTGAGCGGCGACAGCAGGAAGTCGAGACAGAGCTAAAAATGT GGGACCCTCACAATGATCCCAATGCTCAGGGTGATGCCTTCAAGACTCTCTTTGTGGCTAGAGTG AACTATGACACAACAGAGTCCAAGCTCCGGAGAGAGTTTGAGGTGTATGGACCCATCAAAAGG ATACACATGGTCTACAGTAAGCGGTCAGGAAAGCCCCGGGGCTATGCCTTCATCGAGTACGAACACGAGAGGGACATGCATT CCGCTTACAAGCATGCAGACGGCAagaagattgacggcaggagagTGCTCGTGGACGTGGAGAGGGGCCGCACCGTGAAGGGCTGGAGGCCCCGGCGGCTAG GAGGCGGCCTGGGCGGCACCCGGAGAGGCGGCGCGGACGTCAACATCCGGCACTCGGGCCGGGACGACACCTCCCGCTATGATGAGAG GGACCGGGACCGGGACCGCGAGCGGGAGCGCCGGGAGCGGAGCCGCGAGCGAGACAAGGAGCGGGAACGACGACGCTCCCGCTCTCGGGACCGGCGGCGGCGCTCGCGGAGTCGCGACAAGGAGGAGCGGCGGCGCTCCAGGGAGCGGAGCAAGGACAAGGACCGGGACCGCAAGCGGCGCAGCAGTCGGAGCCGGGAGCGGGCACGGCGGGAGCGTGAGCGCAAGGAGGAGctgcgcggcggcggcggcgacatGGCCGAGCCCTCCGAGGCCGGCGACGCGCCCCCGGATGACGGGCCCCCCGGGGAGCTGGGTCCAGACGGCCCAGACGGCCCAGAGGAGAAGGGCCGGGATCGTGACCGGGACCGACGTCGAAGCCACCGCAGCGAGCGGGAGCGGCGCCGGGACCGCGATCGCGACCGGGACCGGGAGCACAAGCGGGGGGAGCGGGGCGGCGATCGGGGCAGGGATGAGGCCCGCGGTGGGGGTGGCGGCGGCCAGGACAACGGGCTCGAGGGTCTGGGCAACGACGGCCGAGACATGTACATGGAGTCCGAGGGAGGCGACGGGTATCTCGCTCCGGAGAACGGGTATTTGATGGAGGCCGCGCCGGAATGA